From one Catellatospora sp. IY07-71 genomic stretch:
- a CDS encoding fibronectin type III domain-containing protein has product MHATTSRKHRLTTIVSAALLTVAATAVSLLAAQPAQAAVICEQYGTVVAGNYVIQNNRWGTTATQCINTTSNGFSITQQDGVGSTSGAPVSYPSIFLGCHYSNCSPSSPLPKQLSTIGTASSSISYSYPGSGTYNASYDIWLNADTNVSGVQDTEIMIWFNRQGSIQPIGSQTGTANIAGRSWAVWTGSNGANNVVSYLFTGSVINSLSFDVMDFVRDTFTRGSQYGNNNWYLTSVQAGFEPWIGGVGLTVNSFSASVTNGGGTQPPGTPGTPTASNVTSSGVSLNWAASSGTVSSYQIERATGASSTSFSQVGTSGSPSFTDSGLAANTTYRYRVRATNSAGSSSYSGIVNVTTTGGGTQVPGTPGTPSASGVTSSGVSLSWAASSGTVSGYQVERATGASSTSFTQVGTPTGTSFTDSGLAANTTYRYRVRAVNSAGSSAYSGIVNVTTTGGGGGGGCTTTVSPQSQWSNGYVLTVTVTNTGSSAISSWSSTVTLPSGHAHTGSWPQAAVISGQNVTENSLAWNGSLAPGASTTWGLQATRPNNTTTLPTTFSCTAS; this is encoded by the coding sequence ATGCACGCCACGACGAGCAGAAAACATCGCCTCACCACGATCGTGTCAGCCGCCCTGCTGACCGTCGCCGCCACCGCCGTGAGCCTGCTCGCGGCCCAGCCGGCCCAGGCCGCCGTCATCTGCGAGCAGTACGGCACCGTGGTCGCCGGCAACTACGTCATCCAGAACAACCGCTGGGGCACCACCGCGACCCAGTGCATCAACACCACCAGCAACGGGTTCAGCATCACGCAGCAGGACGGCGTCGGGAGCACCTCCGGTGCCCCGGTCTCCTACCCGTCCATCTTCCTGGGCTGCCACTACAGCAACTGCAGCCCCAGCTCCCCGCTGCCCAAGCAGCTCAGCACCATCGGCACCGCGAGCAGCAGCATCAGCTACTCGTACCCCGGCAGCGGCACCTACAACGCCTCGTACGACATCTGGCTGAACGCGGACACCAACGTCTCCGGCGTCCAGGACACCGAGATCATGATCTGGTTCAACCGGCAGGGCAGCATCCAGCCCATCGGTTCGCAGACCGGCACCGCGAACATCGCCGGGCGCAGCTGGGCCGTCTGGACCGGCAGCAACGGCGCCAACAACGTGGTGTCCTACCTGTTCACCGGGTCGGTCATCAACTCGCTGAGCTTCGACGTGATGGACTTCGTCCGCGACACGTTCACCCGCGGCTCGCAGTACGGCAACAACAACTGGTACCTGACCAGCGTGCAGGCCGGTTTCGAGCCGTGGATCGGCGGCGTCGGCCTGACCGTGAACTCGTTCTCGGCATCGGTCACCAACGGCGGCGGCACCCAGCCGCCCGGCACGCCCGGCACCCCGACCGCGTCCAACGTGACCTCCAGCGGCGTCTCGCTGAACTGGGCGGCATCGTCCGGCACCGTGAGCAGCTACCAGATCGAGCGGGCCACCGGCGCGTCGAGCACCAGCTTCAGCCAGGTCGGCACGTCCGGCTCGCCGTCGTTCACCGACTCGGGCCTGGCCGCCAACACCACGTACCGGTACCGCGTCCGGGCGACCAACTCGGCCGGGTCGTCGAGCTACTCCGGCATCGTGAACGTCACCACCACCGGTGGCGGCACGCAGGTGCCCGGCACGCCCGGCACGCCGAGCGCGTCCGGCGTGACCTCCAGCGGCGTCTCGCTCAGCTGGGCCGCGTCGTCGGGCACGGTGAGCGGCTACCAGGTCGAGCGGGCCACCGGCGCGTCGAGCACCAGCTTCACGCAGGTCGGCACGCCCACCGGCACCTCGTTCACCGACTCGGGGCTGGCCGCGAACACCACGTACCGGTACCGGGTGCGGGCCGTGAACTCGGCGGGCTCCTCGGCGTACTCCGGCATCGTGAACGTCACCACCACGGGTGGGGGCGGCGGTGGCGGCTGCACCACGACCGTGTCGCCGCAGAGCCAGTGGAGCAACGGCTACGTGCTGACCGTGACGGTCACCAACACCGGCTCGTCCGCGATCAGCAGCTGGTCGTCCACCGTGACGCTGCCCTCGGGCCACGCCCACACCGGCTCCTGGCCGCAGGCGGCCGTGATCAGCGGCCAGAACGTGACCGAGAACAGCCTGGCCTGGAACGGCTCGCTCGCCCCCGGCGCCAGCACCACCTGGGGCCTGCAGGCGACCCGCCCCAACAACACCACCACCCTCCCGACCACCTTCTCCTGCACCGCCTCGTAA
- a CDS encoding ATP-dependent DNA helicase RecQ, with protein MGELERLREVAAKVYGWTKLRPAQEEAMVQVAAGRDTLVVSPTGSGKSAIYQVPALLVGGPTIVVAPLIALQRDQVKNLIDRGAPDAHVVNSARSARANSEAFEALQTGDAEFLFLAPEQLAKDEVIAELLEAKPSLFVVDEAHCVSSWGHDFRPDYLRLGEVIERLGHPTVLALTATASPPVRADIVERLRMRDAVQLVKGFDRPNIRLEVSREVTEREKRREIIERIIALDPPGLLYVQTRGETEEYAEALREAGEEAYAYHAGLSASERAQVHDAFLASDRVIVVATSAFGMGIDKPNVRFVVHAAPAESLDSYYQQIGRAGRDGDAATAVLYFRPEDLRLPRFFSSGTVDEDLLTRVATGLEVAGGPVRIDDLVEELDVTRARVTRSVNLLQEAAAALTTGEGVVWTGEHTVAEAVQAAAAEAAQMRTIELTRVEMMRGYAETDDCRRQFLLGYFGEDLAETCGSCDTCAAGTADARSDVDTGFPVQSRVTHAQWGPGVVMREEDDRITVLFDEVGYRTLSLKAVRARNLLTPA; from the coding sequence GTGGGGGAGCTGGAGCGGCTGCGCGAGGTCGCGGCGAAGGTGTACGGGTGGACGAAGCTGCGCCCGGCGCAGGAGGAGGCGATGGTCCAGGTCGCCGCTGGGCGCGACACGCTCGTGGTGTCGCCGACCGGGTCCGGCAAGTCGGCCATCTACCAGGTGCCCGCGCTGCTCGTGGGCGGGCCGACCATCGTGGTCGCGCCGCTCATCGCGCTGCAGCGCGACCAGGTGAAGAACCTCATCGACCGGGGCGCCCCGGACGCGCACGTGGTCAACTCGGCGCGCAGCGCGCGGGCCAACAGCGAGGCGTTCGAGGCGCTGCAGACCGGTGACGCCGAGTTCCTGTTCCTCGCCCCCGAGCAGCTGGCCAAGGACGAGGTCATCGCCGAGCTGCTGGAGGCCAAGCCGTCGCTGTTCGTGGTGGACGAGGCGCACTGCGTCTCCTCCTGGGGCCACGACTTCCGCCCCGACTACCTGCGCCTCGGCGAGGTGATCGAGCGGCTGGGGCACCCGACCGTGCTCGCGCTGACCGCGACCGCCTCGCCGCCGGTGCGCGCCGACATCGTCGAGCGGCTGCGCATGCGCGACGCCGTACAGCTGGTGAAGGGCTTCGACCGGCCCAACATCCGGCTGGAGGTGTCCCGCGAGGTAACCGAGCGGGAGAAGCGCCGCGAGATCATCGAGCGGATCATCGCGCTGGACCCGCCGGGCCTGCTCTACGTGCAGACCCGCGGCGAGACAGAGGAGTACGCCGAGGCGCTGCGCGAGGCCGGGGAGGAGGCGTACGCGTACCACGCCGGCCTGAGCGCGTCCGAGCGCGCGCAGGTGCATGACGCGTTCCTCGCCTCGGACCGGGTGATCGTCGTCGCGACGTCCGCCTTCGGCATGGGCATCGACAAGCCGAACGTGCGCTTCGTGGTGCACGCCGCCCCCGCCGAGTCGCTGGACTCGTACTACCAGCAGATCGGCCGGGCCGGCCGGGACGGCGACGCGGCGACCGCGGTGCTCTACTTCCGCCCCGAGGACCTGCGCCTGCCGCGCTTCTTCTCCTCCGGCACGGTCGACGAGGACCTGCTCACCCGCGTCGCGACCGGCCTGGAAGTTGCGGGCGGCCCGGTCCGCATCGACGACCTCGTCGAGGAGCTGGACGTCACCCGCGCCCGGGTCACCCGCTCGGTCAACCTGCTCCAGGAGGCCGCCGCCGCGCTCACCACCGGTGAGGGTGTGGTGTGGACCGGCGAGCACACCGTCGCCGAGGCGGTCCAGGCCGCCGCCGCGGAGGCCGCGCAGATGCGCACCATCGAGCTGACCCGCGTCGAGATGATGCGCGGCTACGCCGAGACCGACGACTGCCGCCGCCAGTTCCTGCTCGGGTACTTCGGCGAGGACCTCGCCGAGACCTGCGGCAGCTGCGACACCTGCGCCGCGGGCACCGCCGACGCCCGCTCCGACGTGGACACCGGCTTCCCGGTCCAGTCCCGCGTCACCCACGCCCAGTGGGGCCCCGGCGTCGTCATGCGCGAGGAGGACGACCGCATCACCGTCCTGTTCGACGAGGTCGGCTACCGCACCCTCTCCCTCAAGGCCGTCCGCGCCCGCAACCTCCTCACCCCCGCCTGA
- a CDS encoding vitamin K epoxide reductase family protein, which produces MDAPRRTTVDRAIGWILTVTGTLGTAAAFTLAVEKIHLLTDPSYTPTCSINPVLSCGSVMITEQASAFGFPNPLLGLGTFPVVATLGVLLLAGVRLPRWVWLGLQAGVTFAVVFVHWLMFQSLYRIGALCPYCMVVWVAVVLMFWYTTLYNLRHGHLRTPARACPAVDLLVDVHAVGPALWLLVTVVLIAQAFWTQWQIMLS; this is translated from the coding sequence CTGGACGCGCCCCGGCGGACCACCGTCGACCGGGCGATCGGCTGGATCCTGACCGTCACCGGCACGCTCGGCACGGCGGCGGCGTTCACGCTGGCCGTGGAGAAGATCCACCTGCTGACCGATCCGTCGTACACCCCGACGTGCAGCATCAACCCGGTGCTGTCCTGCGGTTCCGTCATGATCACGGAGCAGGCGTCGGCGTTCGGGTTCCCCAACCCGCTGCTGGGACTGGGCACGTTCCCGGTGGTGGCCACGCTGGGCGTGCTGCTGCTGGCGGGGGTACGCCTGCCGCGCTGGGTGTGGCTGGGCCTGCAGGCCGGGGTCACCTTCGCGGTGGTGTTCGTGCACTGGCTGATGTTCCAGTCGCTGTACCGGATCGGCGCGCTGTGCCCGTACTGCATGGTGGTGTGGGTCGCCGTGGTGCTGATGTTCTGGTACACGACGCTGTACAACCTGCGGCACGGGCACCTGCGGACGCCGGCGCGGGCCTGCCCGGCGGTAGATCTGCTGGTCGACGTGCACGCGGTCGGCCCGGCGCTGTGGCTGCTGGTCACCGTGGTCCTGATCGCCCAGGCGTTCTGGACCCAGTGGCAGATCATGCTCTCCTGA
- a CDS encoding thioredoxin domain-containing protein, which yields MSTNLKFTIGVVVAVLAVVVGAVIFASNSGPGATGDPANLVRAESHRLGTAADGKVTVVEFLDFECPACAAAYPGVEKLRAEYAGKITYVVRHFPLEMHPNAQAASLAAQAAGNQGKFEQMYQKLYDNQQTWGNQPNQAPTFEAYAQELGLDMTRFRADVAAPETAQAVETDRQDGIAAGVTGTPTFFVNGEQFEQTPTYDNLKAAIDAALAG from the coding sequence ATGAGCACCAACCTGAAGTTCACGATCGGCGTGGTGGTGGCCGTGCTCGCGGTCGTCGTCGGCGCCGTGATCTTCGCGAGCAACTCGGGACCGGGCGCCACGGGCGATCCCGCCAACCTGGTCCGGGCCGAGTCGCACCGGCTCGGCACCGCCGCCGACGGCAAGGTCACCGTGGTCGAGTTCCTCGACTTCGAGTGCCCGGCCTGCGCCGCGGCGTACCCCGGCGTGGAGAAGCTGCGCGCGGAGTACGCCGGGAAGATCACCTACGTGGTGCGCCACTTCCCGCTGGAGATGCACCCCAACGCGCAGGCCGCGTCGCTGGCCGCGCAGGCGGCGGGCAACCAGGGCAAATTCGAGCAGATGTACCAGAAGCTCTACGACAACCAGCAGACCTGGGGCAACCAGCCGAACCAGGCGCCCACGTTCGAGGCGTACGCGCAGGAACTGGGGCTGGACATGACCCGCTTCCGGGCCGACGTGGCCGCGCCGGAGACCGCGCAGGCCGTGGAGACCGACCGGCAGGACGGCATCGCGGCCGGGGTCACCGGCACCCCCACGTTCTTCGTGAACGGCGAGCAGTTCGAGCAGACGCCGACGTACGACAACCTCAAGGCCGCGATCGACGCGGCGCTGGCGGGCTGA
- a CDS encoding META domain-containing protein, translated as MRRAVPLLTVLLLGACAQQPSDTGAPAPDGAQLAGRTFLSTGLVRDGKPSELVKGTRITLTVHPDGRIGAIAGCNSMGGAADFTGGKLHVDGASLATTEMGCSPELHAQDKMISDLLTADPRWDLNGDVLTLRTDTVQLTLQDQESADPDRPLAGTRWSVESTVDKDSVSSVPAKPGGVYLEFADGKVTGSTGCNRLGGNAVVNGDKITFSGIFSTRRACSGDLGTLERAVLKTLRGEVTYKITADRLELTGADGQGLQLRVSAAPSPAAS; from the coding sequence GTGCGTAGAGCAGTGCCCCTCCTGACCGTGCTGCTGCTGGGCGCGTGTGCGCAGCAGCCCTCCGACACCGGCGCACCGGCCCCCGACGGGGCCCAACTCGCCGGCCGGACCTTCCTCTCCACCGGCCTGGTCCGCGACGGCAAGCCGTCCGAGCTGGTCAAGGGCACCCGGATCACCCTCACGGTGCACCCCGACGGGCGGATCGGGGCGATCGCCGGCTGCAACAGCATGGGCGGGGCGGCCGACTTCACCGGCGGCAAGCTGCACGTCGACGGGGCGAGCCTGGCCACCACCGAGATGGGCTGCTCGCCGGAGCTGCACGCGCAGGACAAGATGATCTCCGACCTCCTCACCGCGGACCCGCGCTGGGACCTCAACGGGGACGTGCTCACCCTGCGCACCGACACGGTCCAGCTCACCCTGCAGGACCAGGAGTCCGCCGACCCGGACCGCCCGCTGGCCGGCACCCGCTGGTCCGTCGAGTCGACGGTCGACAAGGACAGCGTCAGCTCGGTGCCCGCGAAGCCCGGCGGCGTGTACCTGGAGTTCGCCGACGGCAAGGTGACCGGCTCGACCGGCTGCAACCGGCTGGGCGGCAACGCCGTGGTGAACGGTGACAAGATCACGTTCTCCGGCATCTTCAGCACCCGGCGCGCCTGCTCGGGCGACCTGGGCACGCTGGAGCGGGCGGTCCTGAAGACGCTGCGCGGCGAGGTGACCTACAAGATCACCGCTGACCGGCTCGAGCTGACCGGCGCGGACGGCCAGGGCCTGCAGCTGCGGGTGTCGGCCGCGCCGAGCCCGGCCGCCTCCTGA